Proteins from a genomic interval of Streptomyces fodineus:
- a CDS encoding response regulator: protein MTVRVVLADDQPLVRSGLRVLMADHPDLEVVGEAATGAEAVERVGETGPDVVVMDIRMPGMDGIEATRRITAGSLPTRVLILTTFDEDDHVYGALRAGASGFAVKDMALDDILTAIRVVAAGDALIAPGVTRRLIADFVEHRPAGAEPSVRRLEGITEREREVLTLVGRGRSNTEIAQDLFITVATAKSHVSRLLAKLGARDRVQLVITAYETGLVTPSG from the coding sequence GTGACGGTCCGGGTCGTCCTGGCCGACGACCAGCCGCTGGTGCGGTCCGGCCTGCGGGTCCTCATGGCCGATCACCCCGACCTGGAGGTCGTCGGCGAGGCCGCCACCGGCGCGGAGGCCGTCGAGCGGGTCGGGGAGACCGGCCCCGACGTCGTGGTGATGGACATCAGGATGCCCGGCATGGACGGCATCGAGGCCACGCGCCGGATCACGGCCGGTTCCCTGCCGACCCGCGTGCTCATCCTGACCACCTTCGACGAGGACGACCATGTCTACGGCGCGCTGCGGGCCGGCGCCAGCGGTTTCGCCGTCAAGGACATGGCGCTGGACGACATCCTCACCGCGATCCGCGTGGTCGCCGCCGGAGACGCACTGATCGCGCCGGGTGTGACACGCCGTCTGATCGCGGACTTCGTCGAACACCGCCCGGCCGGTGCGGAACCCTCCGTGCGTCGGCTCGAGGGCATCACCGAGCGGGAACGGGAAGTGCTGACCCTGGTCGGACGCGGCCGGTCCAACACCGAGATCGCGCAGGACCTGTTCATCACGGTGGCCACGGCCAAGTCCCACGTCTCCCGGCTGCTCGCCAAACTCGGCGCCCGCGACCGGGTGCAGCTGGTGATCACGGCGTATGAGACGGGGCTGGTCACGCCGTCGGGCTGA
- a CDS encoding dioxygenase translates to MAEHTTGISGAAPLPGLFEAERSAEIVAASFAGATDERLKEILGSLVRHTHAFVKDVGLTTEEWAAGIRFLTGTGQKCDETRQEFILLSDVLGVSMLVETLNQPADGQFTESTVEGPFHMVDSPPRALGDSIDEAGRGGEPCLVTGRVTDGDGRPVAGAGIDVWQADADGFYDVQRPGEVPERNLRGLFTADEDGRFWFRTIVPRYYPIPTDGPVGALLKAGGRHSNRAAHIHVEVSAPGIRTLTTHLFVDGSPYLDSDAVFGVKESLIRSFAQVDDPARAAEHGLPNPFRHVDFPLTVQRGAQP, encoded by the coding sequence ATGGCCGAACACACCACCGGGATCTCCGGCGCGGCCCCGCTGCCGGGGTTGTTCGAGGCGGAGCGCTCGGCGGAGATCGTCGCCGCGAGCTTCGCCGGCGCCACCGACGAGCGGCTGAAGGAGATCCTCGGCTCCCTGGTGCGGCACACCCACGCCTTCGTCAAGGACGTCGGACTCACCACGGAGGAATGGGCGGCGGGCATCCGCTTCCTCACCGGGACCGGCCAGAAGTGCGACGAGACCCGGCAGGAGTTCATCCTGCTGTCCGATGTGCTGGGTGTGTCGATGCTGGTGGAGACACTGAACCAGCCGGCCGACGGGCAGTTCACGGAGTCGACGGTGGAGGGTCCCTTCCACATGGTCGACTCGCCGCCGCGTGCCCTCGGCGACAGCATCGACGAGGCAGGGCGGGGCGGCGAACCATGCCTGGTCACCGGACGGGTCACCGACGGCGACGGCCGGCCCGTCGCGGGCGCGGGCATCGACGTGTGGCAGGCCGACGCGGACGGTTTCTACGACGTGCAGCGGCCCGGCGAGGTGCCCGAGCGCAATCTCCGGGGCCTGTTCACCGCCGACGAGGACGGCAGGTTCTGGTTCCGTACGATCGTGCCGCGCTACTACCCCATCCCCACCGACGGCCCGGTCGGCGCTCTGCTCAAGGCGGGCGGACGTCACTCGAACCGGGCCGCGCACATCCACGTCGAGGTGTCCGCGCCCGGCATCCGCACGCTGACCACGCATCTCTTCGTCGACGGCTCGCCGTACCTGGATTCCGACGCCGTCTTCGGCGTCAAGGAGAGTCTGATCCGGAGCTTCGCCCAGGTCGACGACCCCGCCCGGGCCGCCGAGCACGGGCTGCCCAACCCGTTCCGTCACGTCGACTTCCCCCTCACCGTCCAGCGAGGAGCGCAACCATGA